From a single Stackebrandtia endophytica genomic region:
- a CDS encoding acyl-CoA dehydrogenase family protein, with translation MVPRMRERAFEHDRDASFPKADFTELREAGLLGIMVPGRLKGLGATFREYVDVAYHLGRGNGATGLIFNMHAGVTGALATAPDELAEELGAADYPARRDEILTGAVNGSLYAVAMSERGVGSRLSKMTSRYTRVDGGFHLTADKAFVSGAGYADAYLVAARNTENPDTVSQFLVPATDGVTVDPTWDTMGMRATGSHDVHFDVTLPPAALVGGVEGITMLAAQIAPHWMVASYAAVYIGVARAAIESAAEQANQRNLAALPSVRTRLGRADAAVSAALSTLRHAASLVDAGDPDASTWVWRAKLLAGDAAADTTASMMEVAGASAIRSGNPLERLFRDARCGALQPATSDVCADWLGVAALGGDPYATSEPRW, from the coding sequence ATGGTGCCGAGGATGCGAGAACGCGCCTTCGAACACGACCGAGACGCCTCGTTTCCGAAGGCCGACTTCACCGAACTGCGCGAGGCGGGCCTCCTCGGGATCATGGTGCCCGGCCGGCTGAAGGGGCTCGGTGCCACGTTCCGGGAGTACGTGGACGTCGCCTATCACCTCGGGCGAGGCAACGGCGCCACCGGATTGATCTTCAACATGCACGCCGGAGTCACCGGCGCGTTGGCCACCGCCCCCGACGAACTGGCCGAAGAGCTGGGCGCGGCCGACTATCCGGCGCGGCGCGACGAGATCCTGACCGGCGCGGTCAACGGTTCGCTGTACGCGGTCGCGATGAGCGAACGCGGCGTCGGCTCTCGGCTGTCCAAGATGACCAGTCGCTACACCCGCGTCGACGGCGGTTTCCATCTGACCGCGGACAAGGCGTTCGTGTCCGGCGCGGGCTATGCCGACGCCTACCTCGTGGCCGCGCGCAACACCGAGAACCCCGACACCGTCTCGCAGTTCCTGGTTCCGGCGACCGACGGCGTCACCGTCGACCCCACCTGGGACACCATGGGCATGCGGGCCACCGGAAGTCACGACGTCCACTTCGATGTGACGCTGCCCCCGGCGGCCCTGGTGGGAGGTGTCGAGGGCATCACGATGCTGGCCGCCCAGATAGCACCTCACTGGATGGTCGCCAGCTACGCGGCGGTCTACATCGGAGTCGCCCGGGCGGCGATCGAGTCCGCCGCCGAACAGGCCAACCAACGCAACCTCGCCGCCCTGCCGTCGGTACGCACCCGGCTGGGCCGGGCAGACGCGGCGGTATCGGCCGCACTGTCGACACTGCGTCACGCGGCGAGCCTGGTCGACGCCGGTGATCCCGACGCGTCGACCTGGGTGTGGCGGGCGAAACTGCTGGCCGGTGACGCGGCCGCCGACACCACGGCCTCCATGATGGAGGTGGCGGGCGCCTCCGCCATTCGCAGCGGCAATCCGCTGGAACGCCTGTTTCGAGACGCCCGCTGCGGTGCGCTGCAACCGGCCACCTCGGACGTGTGCGCCGACTGGCTCGGCGTCGCCGCCCTCGGCGGCGATCCCTACGCGACCTCGGAGCCACGATGGTGA
- a CDS encoding methyltransferase domain-containing protein — translation MTEHAAEGARETGSSRHDPGSRLQTRRSVTRRPPPPPNAAHRRLLARNDPRQYDDLAEHWWEPNGPFAMLHWLAEARCALIPPPTRDDAILVDVGCGGGLNAPHVSGYHHIGLDLRQTNADIAARHNIHAIRADAAAIPIADESADVVIAGEILEHVPDWAGVVAQCCRILRPGGTLVVDTLAKTLLSRIVAVHLAERMPGGPPPGIHDPDLFVPPRRLRDVAAAHGVVMELWGIRPAARPFLRWLRHRTGTVPIVRTRSTSILYAGLGVKSA, via the coding sequence ATGACCGAACATGCCGCGGAAGGCGCCCGCGAGACCGGATCGAGCCGCCACGACCCCGGAAGCCGTCTTCAAACCCGCCGTTCTGTTACACGACGACCGCCGCCCCCGCCGAACGCGGCCCACAGACGACTTCTCGCACGAAACGACCCTCGGCAGTACGACGACCTGGCCGAACACTGGTGGGAACCCAACGGCCCGTTCGCGATGCTGCACTGGTTGGCCGAAGCCAGGTGCGCCCTCATACCGCCGCCGACCCGCGACGACGCCATCCTCGTCGACGTCGGTTGCGGCGGCGGTCTCAACGCCCCCCACGTGTCCGGATACCACCACATCGGCCTCGACCTGCGACAGACCAACGCCGACATCGCCGCGCGACACAACATCCACGCCATCCGAGCCGACGCCGCCGCCATACCGATCGCCGACGAATCCGCCGACGTGGTGATCGCCGGAGAGATCCTGGAACACGTCCCCGACTGGGCGGGAGTCGTGGCGCAGTGCTGCCGCATCCTGCGGCCCGGCGGCACGCTCGTCGTCGACACCCTGGCCAAGACCCTGCTGAGCAGGATCGTCGCGGTCCATCTCGCCGAACGGATGCCCGGCGGGCCACCGCCCGGTATCCACGATCCAGACCTGTTCGTTCCGCCACGCCGGTTGCGCGACGTAGCCGCCGCGCACGGTGTGGTCATGGAATTGTGGGGTATCCGGCCCGCCGCTCGGCCGTTTCTGCGGTGGCTGCGTCACCGGACCGGAACGGTGCCCATCGTTCGCACCAGGTCAACGTCGATCCTCTACGCCGGTTTGGGAGTCAAGAGTGCGTGA
- a CDS encoding UbiA family prenyltransferase: protein MLALLKAGHFGPSVTVTAVGFALSLTTDRPLWLSGVLAAAVFTGQLSIGWSNDWIDHPRDVAIGRSDKPIAIGGIGRRFVGVAALVALGCCVPLSLAASTTGWLHLIAVGWGWWYNAHGKSTILSVLPYVVAFGLLVLFAIPDAPWWMVAAGAVLGGAAHFANVLPDLADDAATGVRGLPHRIGRRPSTVGTVVLLATAAGLLLARLDFRWAMLTVSVTLLGAAAVAVSRSRSRFFLLVQLVALINVMMLLSVAFGA from the coding sequence ATGCTGGCGCTACTGAAAGCCGGCCATTTCGGACCGTCGGTGACGGTGACGGCGGTCGGTTTCGCTCTGTCGCTGACCACCGACCGCCCACTATGGCTGAGTGGCGTGCTCGCCGCCGCCGTGTTCACCGGCCAACTGTCCATCGGCTGGAGCAACGACTGGATCGACCATCCCCGTGACGTTGCCATCGGCCGATCCGACAAACCGATCGCCATCGGGGGGATCGGCCGACGATTTGTCGGCGTCGCCGCGCTGGTCGCACTCGGCTGTTGCGTGCCGTTGTCGTTGGCGGCGTCGACGACCGGATGGCTGCACCTGATCGCGGTGGGGTGGGGCTGGTGGTACAACGCACACGGTAAGAGCACGATCCTGTCGGTTCTGCCCTATGTCGTCGCGTTCGGGCTGCTCGTGCTGTTCGCCATCCCAGATGCTCCATGGTGGATGGTCGCTGCCGGTGCCGTGCTGGGGGGAGCCGCACACTTCGCCAACGTGCTGCCCGACCTGGCCGACGACGCCGCCACCGGAGTGCGGGGACTGCCGCACCGGATCGGACGTCGGCCCAGCACCGTGGGCACCGTCGTTCTGCTGGCGACCGCCGCCGGTCTGCTGTTGGCGCGGCTCGACTTTCGGTGGGCGATGCTGACCGTATCGGTGACCCTGTTGGGCGCGGCCGCCGTGGCCGTCAGCCGGTCGCGCAGCCGGTTCTTCCTGTTGGTGCAGCTAGTGGCATTGATCAATGTGATGATGCTGTTGTCGGTGGCGTTCGGTGCGTGA
- a CDS encoding copper chaperone PCu(A)C encodes MSSVKPRKLKTRALLGAAVAAIFALSACSAGQVTQTDNKVPAIPGTDADIVNSAEKIRIQLRDMLIVYPGVDGYTADAEAPLSIRIFNSGEVADRLIDVQAVNPETEVSYADSVALVDESAPEEPATSPTPDADEGQQEQPGEGEEGQQEQPGQEEQPDEEVPAEEPGFTALDLPVNGYLLLAPGEGSFLQMIGLAEPLKSGSVIQLTFVFEVAGSITVDIPMALPTSTDLPDRETAEFNEESH; translated from the coding sequence GTGTCTAGCGTGAAACCGCGGAAACTCAAGACGCGCGCACTGCTGGGGGCCGCGGTGGCGGCGATCTTCGCCCTGAGTGCCTGTAGCGCCGGTCAGGTCACCCAGACCGACAACAAGGTGCCGGCCATCCCCGGAACCGACGCCGACATCGTCAACTCCGCGGAGAAGATCCGCATCCAGTTGCGCGACATGCTCATCGTGTACCCCGGTGTCGACGGCTACACCGCCGACGCCGAGGCCCCGCTGTCGATCCGGATCTTCAACTCCGGTGAGGTCGCCGACCGACTGATCGACGTCCAGGCCGTCAACCCCGAGACCGAGGTCTCCTACGCCGACTCCGTCGCGCTCGTGGACGAGTCGGCGCCGGAGGAACCGGCCACCTCGCCCACTCCCGACGCCGACGAGGGCCAGCAGGAACAGCCCGGTGAGGGCGAGGAGGGCCAGCAGGAACAGCCCGGCCAGGAGGAACAGCCCGACGAAGAGGTCCCGGCCGAGGAGCCCGGCTTCACCGCGTTGGACCTGCCCGTCAACGGCTACCTGCTGCTGGCACCCGGTGAGGGTTCGTTCCTGCAGATGATCGGACTGGCCGAGCCGTTGAAGTCCGGCTCCGTCATTCAGCTCACCTTCGTCTTCGAGGTCGCCGGATCGATCACCGTGGACATTCCGATGGCCCTGCCCACCAGCACCGACCTCCCCGACCGGGAGACCGCCGAGTTCAACGAGGAATCGCACTGA
- the radA gene encoding DNA repair protein RadA, translated as MAKAPKTVHTCSACGHSVPKWVGQCPGCGSWGTIEQSVAAAPASPARRATTARPVVPAQSIGQVSAKQAQARPTGVAEFDRVLGGGLVPGAVVLIAGEPGVGKSTLLLDVAHRFAQAHGKALVATGEESASQVRLRADRIGALHEDLMLAAETELSAVLGHLDDVKPGLLVLDSVQTISSSDVDGVPGGVTQVRSVASGLIGVAKERGITCILVGHVTKDGHIAGPRVLEHLVDTVLHFEGDRHSTLRLLRGVKNRFGPADEVGCFDMTEDGIVSLTDPAGLFLTEGSEEPVPGTCVTVTMEGRRAMLVEVQALVGGSAKDGTIPRRTVSGLDAARLNMGLAVLDRRGGVRCLDREVYAATVGGMRVTEPAADLAVALAVASSVSSAPVSADIVAIGEVGLTGAVRRVSTVPRRLAEAKRLGFKHALVPPGCGEGAPKGMTVTEVSSVGEALRMASKRWAARG; from the coding sequence ATGGCAAAAGCGCCGAAGACCGTCCACACCTGTTCCGCCTGCGGCCACAGCGTCCCCAAATGGGTTGGCCAGTGCCCGGGCTGCGGTTCCTGGGGCACCATCGAGCAGTCCGTCGCGGCCGCTCCGGCGTCTCCGGCCCGCCGCGCCACCACCGCGCGCCCGGTTGTCCCGGCACAGTCGATCGGTCAGGTCAGCGCGAAACAGGCGCAGGCTCGACCCACCGGGGTCGCCGAGTTCGACCGGGTCCTGGGCGGCGGACTCGTGCCCGGTGCGGTCGTGTTGATCGCCGGCGAACCGGGCGTGGGTAAGTCCACATTGCTGTTGGACGTCGCCCACCGATTCGCGCAGGCCCATGGCAAGGCCCTGGTCGCCACGGGCGAGGAGTCGGCGTCCCAGGTGCGGTTGCGGGCGGACCGGATCGGCGCCCTGCACGAGGATCTGATGCTGGCGGCGGAAACGGAGCTGTCGGCGGTGCTGGGGCACCTCGACGACGTCAAACCCGGTCTGCTGGTGCTGGACTCGGTGCAGACCATCTCATCGTCCGACGTGGACGGTGTCCCCGGTGGTGTGACCCAGGTCCGGTCTGTCGCGTCCGGACTGATCGGGGTGGCGAAGGAACGTGGCATCACCTGCATCCTGGTCGGGCACGTCACCAAGGACGGGCACATCGCCGGTCCTCGCGTCCTGGAACACCTGGTGGACACGGTGTTGCACTTCGAAGGCGACCGGCACTCGACCCTCCGTCTGCTGCGCGGCGTTAAGAACCGGTTCGGCCCCGCCGACGAGGTCGGCTGTTTCGACATGACCGAGGACGGCATCGTCAGCCTGACCGACCCGGCCGGTCTGTTCCTGACCGAGGGCAGTGAGGAGCCGGTGCCCGGCACCTGCGTGACCGTCACGATGGAGGGCCGACGGGCGATGCTGGTGGAGGTGCAGGCCCTGGTCGGCGGCAGCGCGAAGGACGGGACCATCCCGCGACGCACGGTGTCCGGTTTGGACGCCGCCCGGTTGAACATGGGGCTTGCCGTGCTGGACCGGCGCGGCGGAGTCCGCTGCCTGGATCGGGAGGTCTATGCCGCGACCGTCGGCGGCATGCGGGTCACCGAGCCGGCCGCCGACCTCGCGGTGGCGTTGGCCGTGGCGTCGTCGGTGTCCTCGGCACCGGTGTCGGCCGACATCGTCGCGATCGGCGAGGTCGGGTTGACCGGGGCGGTTCGTCGGGTCTCGACCGTGCCGCGTCGACTGGCCGAGGCCAAACGGTTGGGTTTCAAACACGCGCTGGTGCCCCCCGGTTGTGGAGAGGGCGCTCCCAAGGGCATGACGGTGACCGAGGTGTCCTCGGTGGGGGAGGCGCTGCGCATGGCGTCGAAGCGGTGGGCCGCTCGCGGCTGA
- the disA gene encoding DNA integrity scanning diadenylate cyclase DisA has product MEPRHVHTPYARSRPVATLDRDDPMRATLALMAPGTALRDGLERILRGNTGALIVLGFDRTVESLCTGGFTLDVEFSATRLRELCKMDGAVVLTNDGSRIVRAAVHMMPDPSIPSEESGTRHRTAERVAKQTGCPVISVSQSMHIIGLYVNGNRHVMDESAAILSRANQALATLERYKSRLDEVAGTLSALEIEDLVTIRDAMVVVQRMEMVRRIADEVEGYVIELGTDGRLLALQLDELMAGVDADRTLIVRDYLPAGEGRTGLSGALTALDALSAGELLDLTAVSRALGHVGGTELLDSTISPRGFRLLGRVPRLPGTVVDRIVEHFGSLQRLLGATVDDLQHVEGVGGARARGVREGLSRLAEVSILERYV; this is encoded by the coding sequence ATGGAACCCAGGCACGTACATACGCCGTACGCAAGGAGCCGACCAGTGGCGACACTCGACCGCGACGATCCGATGCGCGCGACTTTGGCGTTGATGGCGCCGGGGACGGCGCTTCGGGACGGGTTGGAACGCATTCTGCGGGGGAACACCGGCGCGCTCATCGTGCTGGGGTTCGATCGCACGGTGGAGTCGTTGTGCACCGGCGGGTTCACCCTCGACGTCGAGTTCTCCGCGACCCGGCTGCGCGAGCTGTGCAAAATGGATGGCGCGGTCGTGTTGACCAACGACGGCTCCCGGATCGTGCGGGCCGCGGTTCACATGATGCCGGACCCGTCGATTCCCAGTGAGGAGTCCGGTACTCGGCACCGCACGGCGGAGCGGGTGGCCAAACAGACCGGTTGCCCGGTGATCTCGGTCAGCCAGTCGATGCACATCATCGGCCTCTACGTCAACGGCAACCGCCACGTGATGGACGAGTCGGCGGCGATCCTGTCCCGGGCCAACCAGGCGTTGGCCACTTTGGAGCGATACAAGTCCCGGCTCGACGAGGTGGCGGGAACCCTGTCGGCGCTGGAGATCGAGGACCTGGTCACGATCCGTGACGCGATGGTCGTGGTGCAGCGCATGGAGATGGTGCGTCGAATCGCCGATGAGGTCGAGGGCTATGTCATCGAGTTGGGTACCGACGGTCGACTGCTGGCGTTGCAACTGGACGAGTTGATGGCCGGCGTCGACGCCGATCGCACCCTGATCGTCCGTGACTACCTGCCCGCCGGTGAGGGCCGCACCGGCCTCAGTGGAGCGTTGACCGCCCTGGACGCATTGTCGGCGGGGGAGCTGTTGGACCTCACTGCGGTCAGTCGTGCCCTGGGGCACGTCGGCGGCACCGAACTGTTGGACTCGACGATCAGTCCTCGCGGTTTCCGGTTGTTGGGTCGGGTTCCCCGTCTGCCCGGCACGGTCGTCGACCGGATCGTGGAGCACTTCGGTTCGCTGCAACGACTCCTCGGTGCCACTGTGGATGACCTCCAGCATGTGGAGGGCGTCGGCGGTGCCCGAGCACGCGGAGTCCGCGAGGGGCTCTCGCGGCTCGCGGAAGTGTCCATCCTGGAGCGGTACGTGTAG
- a CDS encoding FtsK/SpoIIIE domain-containing protein, whose translation MPGLRATFEQAVSKHLSAAARLSASRTAAESLGEPAPEPAVVNAESALAARLTTAAAELADTPGWVRIGEGRLHSGGFPMYVPFLGAAHLRLSTAATDPRVAGLIRSIVLQALATHAAGQARILAVDTESVGATFAPLRPLVDGGIMNSPATDTAGFTAVLDQAEKHVKAGLRGEAGGVLILAVASVPPLSETVAARLAALARSGIQAGLYLVAAGVDELPDAVNITVDDHMRVGNPPRTPFGTRDGLAVPVAFDPLPGNDYLVAESHRLADRARAAAELAFTDLIPADLWTDDPASGLATMAGRDANGPVVLRFDDGTPHWLIGGRTGGGKTVFLLDVLYGLAARYSPQDLSLFLLDFKEGVSFTEFTPQQSDPSYIPHARVVGVESDREYGAAILRELDAEMTRRSVVMKRHGVARYAELRAHQRVPRIVCFIDEFQVLFAGNDRLAQEAAALLENLARKGRSYGVHLVLASQTTSGIEALYAKRDSIFGQFGLRVALPGATSVLDPQNTAAQGLRLGEAVINTDGGAVGGDRKIRFPNAQADPTTLHRLRVDMWQRRGEMAPPTVFYGYKPVHIDDNMDYAALVATDQPEVMLGRRVDAALNTARVRLDGAPGRHISIVGGDDAGAQMLEAATASLARQRPSARYLVAGLAEPAVARRTAALLGESATLLSDPAAVAQAISELAETVGPTYLIGFGLDVLNLDMMGKKAFSTVLRQGPATGVHVLGWWRSLRRFTDDVGGSQGKEDVCYSVVLNVPGAELLGHFGMAATSWQPRPGRALLIDRHANTQDLIVPFTDRDRYDDQLMLG comes from the coding sequence ATGCCTGGGTTGCGCGCGACTTTCGAGCAGGCGGTGTCCAAGCACCTGTCGGCGGCGGCCCGTCTCTCCGCCTCCCGGACGGCCGCCGAGTCGCTGGGGGAGCCGGCACCCGAACCGGCGGTGGTGAACGCCGAATCGGCGTTGGCGGCGCGTCTGACGACTGCTGCGGCTGAGCTCGCCGATACACCCGGGTGGGTCCGCATCGGTGAGGGTCGGCTTCACTCCGGCGGATTTCCCATGTATGTACCGTTCCTGGGGGCCGCGCATCTGCGACTGTCGACCGCCGCCACCGACCCTCGCGTGGCCGGCCTGATCCGGTCGATTGTGTTGCAGGCGTTGGCGACGCACGCCGCAGGCCAGGCTCGAATCCTCGCGGTGGACACCGAATCGGTGGGTGCGACCTTCGCGCCGCTGCGTCCGCTGGTCGACGGCGGCATCATGAACTCCCCGGCGACGGACACGGCCGGGTTCACCGCGGTACTGGATCAGGCGGAGAAACACGTCAAGGCCGGGCTCCGGGGCGAGGCCGGTGGTGTGTTGATCCTGGCGGTGGCATCGGTTCCGCCGCTGTCGGAGACGGTGGCGGCGCGGCTGGCCGCGCTGGCGCGGTCGGGGATTCAGGCGGGGTTGTACCTGGTGGCCGCCGGTGTCGACGAACTTCCCGACGCCGTGAACATCACCGTGGACGATCACATGCGAGTGGGCAACCCCCCTCGCACCCCGTTCGGTACCCGGGACGGGCTCGCGGTACCCGTGGCGTTCGATCCGTTGCCGGGCAACGATTATCTGGTCGCCGAGTCGCACCGGTTGGCCGACCGGGCGCGCGCGGCCGCCGAGCTCGCCTTCACCGATCTGATTCCCGCCGACCTGTGGACCGATGATCCGGCGTCGGGGCTGGCCACGATGGCCGGACGGGACGCCAACGGGCCGGTCGTCCTCCGGTTCGACGACGGCACTCCACATTGGTTGATCGGTGGTCGCACCGGTGGCGGAAAGACCGTCTTCCTGTTGGATGTCCTGTATGGTCTGGCGGCTCGCTACTCACCGCAGGATCTGTCGCTGTTCCTGTTGGACTTCAAGGAGGGGGTCTCGTTCACCGAGTTCACCCCGCAGCAGTCTGATCCCAGCTACATCCCGCATGCCCGAGTGGTCGGTGTGGAGTCCGACCGCGAGTACGGCGCGGCGATTCTGCGGGAACTCGACGCCGAGATGACGCGGCGGTCGGTGGTGATGAAACGGCACGGTGTCGCGCGCTACGCCGAACTGCGGGCCCATCAGCGGGTGCCTCGGATCGTGTGTTTCATCGACGAGTTCCAGGTGCTGTTCGCCGGTAACGACCGGTTGGCGCAGGAGGCGGCGGCGCTGCTGGAGAACCTGGCGCGTAAGGGACGTTCCTACGGCGTTCACCTGGTGCTGGCCAGCCAGACGACCTCGGGTATCGAGGCTCTGTACGCCAAGCGGGACTCCATCTTCGGGCAGTTCGGTCTCCGGGTGGCGTTGCCCGGTGCGACCTCGGTGCTGGATCCGCAGAACACCGCTGCGCAGGGACTTCGCCTGGGCGAGGCCGTCATCAACACCGACGGCGGTGCGGTCGGTGGGGACCGCAAGATCCGGTTCCCCAACGCACAGGCCGACCCGACGACTCTGCATCGGCTGCGCGTCGACATGTGGCAGCGTCGCGGCGAGATGGCGCCGCCGACGGTGTTCTACGGGTACAAGCCAGTCCATATTGATGACAATATGGACTATGCGGCCCTGGTCGCCACCGATCAACCCGAGGTGATGCTGGGCCGTCGGGTGGACGCCGCCCTGAACACCGCGCGCGTCCGGTTGGACGGTGCGCCGGGACGCCATATATCCATTGTGGGTGGCGACGACGCCGGCGCCCAGATGTTGGAGGCGGCCACCGCCTCGCTGGCTCGTCAGCGCCCGTCGGCGCGTTACCTGGTCGCGGGGCTGGCCGAACCGGCCGTCGCGCGGCGAACCGCCGCGTTGCTGGGGGAGTCGGCGACGTTGCTGTCGGACCCGGCCGCGGTGGCACAGGCGATATCGGAGTTGGCCGAGACGGTCGGCCCGACCTATCTCATCGGTTTCGGCTTGGATGTCCTGAACCTGGACATGATGGGGAAGAAGGCGTTCAGCACGGTGCTGCGCCAGGGGCCCGCGACCGGTGTCCACGTTCTGGGCTGGTGGCGCAGCCTTCGGCGCTTCACCGATGACGTCGGCGGATCACAGGGTAAAGAGGACGTCTGCTATTCGGTGGTGCTCAACGTTCCCGGCGCGGAATTGTTGGGACACTTCGGAATGGCGGCCACCTCCTGGCAACCGCGACCGGGCCGGGCGCTGTTGATCGACCGTCATGCGAACACTCAGGACCTGATTGTCCCGTT